The following are encoded in a window of Leptodactylus fuscus isolate aLepFus1 chromosome 9, aLepFus1.hap2, whole genome shotgun sequence genomic DNA:
- the GLYCTK gene encoding glycerate kinase, producing the protein MARLLRVTIGRIFSCQSHGAARNMATLRDDAHQIFWSAVSAVLPPIMLRRALTVRGNAEGSVLECGGKEFTLKKNLYLVGFGKAVLGMAAAVEQIVGNHLVEGVISVPQGMEETLRRAGKREMLLSAESRIRVMEGAANNLPDEAAMTAAGEIHRLAEKLEENHLLVVLISGGGSALLPAPLPPLTLQDKQAITKQLALKGATIQELNTIRRALSQLKGGGLSRAAYPAQVVSLILSDAIGDDLDVIASGPTVCSAHKPEDCLQILSKYNLRGSVPPAVEDVLLCRPRAQPLPHPDHVHNILIGSNLISLREAKQEAQRLGYVTSLLSTAISGDVKLVAKFFALLAEVICSYVMSAPHRQELEEHILSLASSMDIPDLNLVNHLQKLKAAAAVGDVCVLCGGETTVQVQGNGRGGRNQELALRVATEWHQVSATMQGCEVVFLSGGTDGQDGPTQAAGAISYPQLVDQARQYSLDVEDFLKASDSYGFFSQFQNGKGLLVTGLTGTNVMDVQVLLVRRHKEQ; encoded by the exons ATGGCCAGACTATTACGAGTCACTATAGGACGCATCTTCTCCTGCCAGTCACACGGGGCTGCTAGGAACATGGCGACTCTACGCGATGACGCCCATCAGATATTTTGGAGCGCCGTGTCAGCTGTCTTGCCTCCCATCATGTTACGGAGAGCTCTGACTGTCCGTGGTAATGCTGAAGGCTCCGTCCTGGAATGTGGCGGGAAGGAGTTTACCCTGAAGAAGAACCTGTATCTGGTGGGGTTTGGGAAGGCCGTCCTGGGAATGGCAGCGGCGGTGGAACAGATTGTTGGAAACCACTTGGTAGAAGGAGTGATAAGCGTCCCCCAAGGCATGGAGGAGACCCTGAGACGGGCTGGGAAGAG GGAGATGCTTCTGAGCGCTGAGTCCAGGATTCGTGTTATGGAAGGAGCCGCAAACAATTTACCGGACGAGGCAGCCATGACGGCCGCCGGTGAAATCCACAGACTGGCAGAAAAGCTGGAGGAGAATCATTTACTTGTGGTGCTGATCTCAG GTGGCGGCTCCGCGCTCCTCCCAGCGCCCCTACCCCCGCTCACACTGCAGGATAAACAGGCAATAACCAAGCAGCTGGCTCTGAAAGGGGCAACGATACAAGAACTGAACACCATCCGCAGAGCCCTGTCCCAGCTGAAGGGCGGGGGCTTGTCCAGGGCAGCGTACCCGGCACAG GTGGTCAGTCTGATCTTGTCTGATGCCATTGGAGATGACCTGGATGTTATCGCCAGTGGCCCCACCGTCTGCAGCGCTCACAAGCCGGAGGACTGCCTGCAGATCCTGAGTAAATACAATCTGAGGGGTTCAGTGCCGCCTGCTGTGGAGGACGTCCTGCTCTGCAGACCCCGGGCACAGCCCCTGCCGCACCCTGACCACGTTCACAACATCCTGATCGGCTCCAACCTCATCTCCCTCCGCGAGGCCAAGCAGGAGGCTCAGAGGTTGGGGTACGTGACCTCGCTCCTCTCCACGGCCATCAGTGGGGATGTTAAACTGGTCGCCAAGTTTTTTGCCCTCCTGGCTGAAGTCATCTGCTCCTATGTCATGTCTGCCCCCCACAGGCAGGAGCTAGAAGAACACATTTTGTCCCTGGCCTCATCTATGGACATTCCAGACCTCAACCTTGTCAACCATCTGCAGAAGCTGAAGGCGGCCGCGGCTGTAGGCGACGTCTGTGTTCTCTGCGGAGGCGAAACCACAGTCCAAGTGCAGGGAAATGGCAGAGGGGGAAGAAACCAGGAGCTGGCGCTGCGGGTGGCTACAGAGTGGCATCAGGTCTCGGCTACCATGCAGGGCTGTGAGGTCGTATTCCTGAGCGGGGGCACGGATGGACAGGACGGTCCCACACAGGCAGCTGGCGCCATCTCCTACCCACAGCTGGTGGATCAGGCACGCCAGTATAGTCTGGATGTAGAGGACTTCCTTAAAGCGAGTGACTCCTACGGCTTCTTCAGTCAGTTCCAAAATGGTAAAGGTCTCCTGGTGACCGGACTGACTGGAACCAATGTAATGGACGTGCAGGTTCTGCTGGTGCGAAGGCACAAGGAACAATAA